A window of the Amblyraja radiata isolate CabotCenter1 chromosome 5, sAmbRad1.1.pri, whole genome shotgun sequence genome harbors these coding sequences:
- the LOC116973763 gene encoding adhesion G-protein coupled receptor F1-like → MACCRGDIAGAAWPSNRSLCQEAKFQLKLAAWCMCILWFFSTRGRFGRFCMDPSYGISKANEDARINCTNGMTGQKIKRCSTDGNYGEEEDFCVSNEINEILQITKNSTELAKQLPQLVGKLDNISKSQNNTTPGNLQASLNILHAFSTVSNVSLELVVVEGFLSIVDSLVDVRVESAWTSVKIENKTSSSQLLKSVEDFTRLLNPPNQTFNIIKPNIQLKGMKVEPGKDYQVDFSNRINNRSVTNSVSIHQTELAALTNGSLIMSIAFLTVNDILNPPPTSNYKLNGLVVATTAKLKSIDIAMHFMPLDSTLAPASAQCVFWNLKNGSWDKEGCKHEINGSNIICRCNHLTSFSLLMLPITDFEVPPWLLMLKNIVLGTSQVSLIIGIIIEAIVWKNLTKNNTSLARHLALLNIVLTLLIMNTLFLICYFLKPKDISCKAVIFLAHFFLLALFFWMFTLGLQILYHLVFLLRHYRRSTMMLISFILGYICPLLIVIGVFVKGLFKDHYFEKKICSINLVESDYSFCFVSLIIIGINFFITFFAIVKVRCPAIGEKFRSHQSDNNPVKQILRCIIILTPLLGLHLFFGLIFLIASTEYKYMSKEIIVTIFEIVDEFQGFFILIFGIIMDKKGFFILIWGIIMDKKRPVQLHNQIHILNEPLDIKSFEIKGECDDIVCVKKELRHFDEAR, encoded by the exons ATGGCCTGTTGTCGTGGTGACATTGCAGGGGCGGCCTGGCCAAGCAACAGAAGCCTTTGTCAAGAAGCAAAATTCCAGCTAAAGTTAGCAGCCTGGTGCATGTGCATCTTGTGGTTTTTCTCCACTCGAGGCCGAT TTGGACGCTTCTGTATGGATCCCAGCTATGGAATATCTAAGGCTAATGAGGATGCAAGAATAAATTGCACAAATGGTATGACTGGACAGAAAATAAAAAGATGTTCTACAGATGGAAACTATGGAGAAGAGGAAGACTTCTGTGTTTCAAATGAAATCAATGAAATTCTGCAG ATCACCAAGAACTCAACTGAATTAGCTAAGCAACTTCCCCAACTGGTTGGAAAGTTAGACAACATTTCAAAAAGCCAGAATAACACAACACCTGGTAACCTGCAAGCCTCACTTAATATCCTCCACGCCTTTTCAACAGTCTCAAATGTATCTCTGGAACTGGTTGTTGTGGAG GGTTTCCTTTCCATAGTGGATTCGCTGGTCGATGTAAGGGTAGAGTCTGCCTGGACCTCAGTGAAGATTGAAAACAAAACATCCAGCTCTCAATTATTAAAGTCAGTGGAAGACTTTACCAGATTATTAAATCCACCTAATCAAACTTTCAACATCATTAAACCAAATATTCAACTAAAGGGGATGAAGGTTGAGCCTGGCAAAGATTATCAAGTAGATTTCAGTAATAGGATAAATAATAGATCAGTAACAAATAGTGTTTCCATTCATCAGACCGAGTTGGCGGCATTGACCAACGGCAGTCTTATTATGAGCATTGCATTTCTAACAGTGAATGATATCCTCAACCCACCACCTACAAGTAATTACAAATTGAATGGTCTTGTTGTAGCAACAACAGCAAAACTCAAGTCAATTGACATTGCGATGCATTTCATGCCACTAGATTCCACACTTGCACCAGCAAGTGCACAATGTGTATTTTGGAATCTCAAGAATGGAAGTTGGGATAAAGAAGGGTGCAAACATGAAATAAATGGAAGCAACATTATATGCCGGTGTAACCATCTGACATCCTTTTCTCTATTGATGTTGCCGATAACAGACTTTGAGGTACCCCCATGGTTGTTGATGTTAAAGAATATTGTACTTGGCACAAGTCAGGTCAGTTTGATAATTGGCATTATTATAGAAGCAATTGTATGGAAGAACCTCACCAAAAATAATACCTCACTTGCCCGTCATCTTGCACTTCTGAATATTGTGCTCACTCTACTGATAATGAATACATTGTTCTTGATCTGCTATTTTCTGAAGCCAAAGGACATAAGTTGTAAAGCGGTCATTTTTTTAGCTCACTTCTTCTTGCTTGCCTTATTTTTTTGGATGTTCACGCTGGGCCTCCAAATTCTTTACCATTTAGTTTTTCTTCTCAGACATTACAGGAGATCAACAATGATGCTCATCTCATTCATATTGGGCTACATCTGTCCATTATTAATTGTTATTGGTGTGTTTGTGAAAGGCCTCTTCAAGGACCATTATTTTGAAAAGAAGATTTGCTCGATTAATTTGGTGGAAAGTGACtattcattttgttttgtgtCACTGATCATCATTGGAATTAATTTCTTCATTACGTTCTTTGCCATCGTTAAGGTACGGTGCCCAGCAATTGGGGAGAAATTTAGGAGTCATCAAAGTGATAACAATCCAGTCAAACAGATTTTGAGATGCATTATCATTCTAACTCCGCTCCTGGGTCTCCACTTGTTCTTTGGATTAATATTTCTGATTGCAAGTACTGAATATAAATATATGTCGAAAGAAATCATCGTAACTATATTTGAAATTGTCGATGAGTTTCAG GGATTCTTTATTTTGATTTTTGGGATAATCATGGACAAAAAG